In Anopheles arabiensis isolate DONGOLA chromosome 2, AaraD3, whole genome shotgun sequence, the genomic window tccggagctgattccagAGCCAGATCCTGGAACCAtttccgaagccgatttcggaatcaattcctgAGCccattccgattctggaaatcgattccgaacctactatccggaagcgattccagaaaacttaaGCGCTAGCCGAATTCGATTCCGatgaaaacttcatttttctcaTAACTAATTGTTAACAATTTTCATACTTGTAGGAAAGTATGTATGTATGGAAACGTTAAGACAGGACACGATATGTTGTTTCATATCGATATATCGTTGTACGAAGTTGAGGGTCTTGAAGGGCAGTGTGCAAATTAATAGTAAATTAATAACAGTGGACAGTTTTTCTTGCATTTCCTAtactaatttattattttgtttttaattttagctcTATTAAAGCGTCCACTACATCTGGATGATGTCTTATCCACCACAATATTATGGAATGCCCAACGGTTTCCCACACACTTCCAATGGCCAAAGTCAGCAGTATCAGTacccacaacaacagcagcagcagcagcaaccacaacaactCCAGCAGCCGCAAAGTCAAGACCAGCAGCTGTATAAGGGACAATCTGGAGCATCGAACGTATCCAAGGGACCTACATTGCCGAATGGTCCTCCGCCAGCGATAGCGAACAGTCAGCTTCCGCCCACTACAGCAAAGCCAttcactgctgctggtgctgctgtcgcCGGAGGACCGCCAGCGGCGGCCGCAGCATTCCCCATACCGTCGCAAGGATCAGCAGTGCCTACGCAGCTTCGAACTAACATTGTACAGAACTGGGCAACTACGAACGGGAACAGTACCACCTCGTCGCGTACATCTTCACCGGCTTTCGGGAGCAATGGTATGCCACCAGCGGCCGTGGCAGCCTCCAGGACGGCGCCGGCACTAGCGTCCGAACCGGCGCGGCCCTATCCTACCAATGgtaacaacaaccacaacaacaacaatcttcCGTCGATGGCATCTAGTCAACTtcaaccaccgccaccagccGCACCTCAGACGCTCCCGAGTGGGCAGGCTACCGCTAGCGGCTACAACCTCAGTCCCAACAACAATTGGTCCAGTGCGAAGATGGCACAGCAGCCCGGCGCAGCCAATCTCATCAACACGCCACCAAAAAGTGCATCCGGTATGTCGACGCCACTGAACGCTTCTACGCCAACGCTGACCGGTCCGACGATACTGGGCGGACAGCAGCAAGGTGTGCAAAAGTTAACCGCCAGCGTGCAGGATCTAAGCCTGCAGCGGCCACCAACCATGGGCGTTGCTGCGCAGGCAGCTGGCGTAGGAGCAGCAACGACGCAAGCGCCGAATCCGCAGTCGCAGCAAGCACCACCAACGGTTAACGGTGGTGGACCACCAGTTGCCTCCACCGCTACCACAAACGGTACAATGGGCGCAGCGGCTATGTTTGCGTCGCATCCGGCAGGAGCGACTGGTCGGGGGTACGGTCAAGCGCCACCACCGTCCAGTGCGCAGTATCAACAAATGCAGCAACAGTCACAACCACCACTAAAGCATacacagcagccgcagcaacaaACGGCGCCATCATCGATGCTTCAAGGTCCAATGCCGAATGGGCCTGGTAGCACTACCAATCCATCGCTCCAGGCGGCAGCCGCTGGGATGGGAAAGTTTAATGCTCCTCCACCGACAGGTACCGCCTTGGGTTCAACTATGCCCACAGCACTCAGTGCCGGGCAAACGCCATTGAACAAAAGGCCCATGTATCCCCCGGCATCGGCAATGGCTGGTGCTGCTCCTCCGCCAGCGAGCGGCGGTCAGGTTCAGCCGCAAAACCCGTACACTGCTATGATGCAACAACCTGGCGCTCAGGTGCAGACCCAGCCACAGCATCAATTTCCAtcccaacaacagcaacagttcCAGCAGccaccacagcaacagcatcagcagaaTCAACAACAGTTCCATCCGCAGtatatgcagcagcagcaacagcagatgCAACCTCAGCAACAaatgcatcagcagcaacagcagcgtcagcagtaCGATCAGAGCAAATATCAGGCGGGATACGATGACGGTGGGTACGGGCGAGATTACTCGAGAAATGTTGTGCGCACTGGCTTCAACAGCCTGTGGGGCACCAATGCGGTCGACTTGCTGCAGAATCGACACGTTTTACCCACCGATCGAGTTACACCACCGTCGATACATTTGGTGAATCCGCTGCAAAGCTCGGCCAATTGCAATCCGGAGTAAGTTTTGTCGATTGTTGTTTGTACTTGAGAACGAATTTATAATTTTGGCGTCTTGCTTCCTCGCACACTCCTTGCAGCATATTCCGATGCACTCTAAACAAGATACCGGAATCATCGTCCCTGTTGCAAAAATCACGCCTACCACTGGGATTGTTGATTCATCCGTTTCGGGATTTGAATGTAAGTGGCATAAACAAATgggcaataaaacaaaaaaaaagccacgaTCCGCTTACCCTATCCATATTGATGCTTTTCAGAACCTGCCCGTTATCTCCTGCAACACAATCGTACGCTGCAAATCCTGCCGGACGTACATAAATCCATTCGTGTTCTTCTCGGATAGCAAAAAGTGGCAGTGCAATCTTTGCTATCGTACAAACGATCGTATGTATTCTGTTGTTTTGTGCAACTTGTGCCTACTACTGCTCGATGTACACAAAATTAATATCGATATTATTTGTCCTATTGACATACAGTGCCGGAAGAATTTCAGTATGATCCAGTTACCAAAACCTATGGCGATCCAACCAGAAGACCGGAGATCAAGTCCAGTACGATCGAATTTATTGCTCCATCAGAATACATGGTAAGGCAGAGAGAACGATAGTGAGAGAGACCGAGAGCTCTACCAAAGAAGTCTAGGTCTTCCAAACATTGGCAAACGTAACTAAAAATGTACGATCCACCCTTTCCCAGCTGCGTCCACCACAACCGGCCATCTATCTGTTCCTATTAGATGTATCATCGCTAGCCCAACAGTCGGGCTACCTGTACACGGTTTGCAATACGCTGATGGAGCATCTGGATTCCCTGCCCGGGGATGCCCGTACGCAGGTCGGATTTATTGCGTACAACAGTGCTATTCATTTCTACAACATTTCTGAAGAATACAATCAACCGCATGAGGTGACGGTTTTGGATGTTGAAGGTAACTGTTAACTGAACCTGGAAAATGAACAATAGATTATTaagcaatttgttttgttttgtttttttttaatcatttagaCGTGTTTCTTCCGTACCCGGACAATCTGCTAGTGAACTTGAAGTCGTGCAAAGAGCTGGTCAAAGATCTACTGAAACAATTGCCCAAGCGattcgaacacacacacgatactCATAGTGCTCTGGGAGCGGCGTTACAAGTGGCATATAAGCTGATggtaagtgtgtgtgcatttgataataacaaaacaaaaaaggataaaattttgttattt contains:
- the LOC120893288 gene encoding protein transport protein Sec24A, which translates into the protein MMSYPPQYYGMPNGFPHTSNGQSQQYQYPQQQQQQQQPQQLQQPQSQDQQLYKGQSGASNVSKGPTLPNGPPPAIANSQLPPTTAKPFTAAGAAVAGGPPAAAAAFPIPSQGSAVPTQLRTNIVQNWATTNGNSTTSSRTSSPAFGSNGMPPAAVAASRTAPALASEPARPYPTNGNNNHNNNNLPSMASSQLQPPPPAAPQTLPSGQATASGYNLSPNNNWSSAKMAQQPGAANLINTPPKSASGMSTPLNASTPTLTGPTILGGQQQGVQKLTASVQDLSLQRPPTMGVAAQAAGVGAATTQAPNPQSQQAPPTVNGGGPPVASTATTNGTMGAAAMFASHPAGATGRGYGQAPPPSSAQYQQMQQQSQPPLKHTQQPQQQTAPSSMLQGPMPNGPGSTTNPSLQAAAAGMGKFNAPPPTGTALGSTMPTALSAGQTPLNKRPMYPPASAMAGAAPPPASGGQVQPQNPYTAMMQQPGAQVQTQPQHQFPSQQQQQFQQPPQQQHQQNQQQFHPQYMQQQQQQMQPQQQMHQQQQQRQQYDQSKYQAGYDDGGYGRDYSRNVVRTGFNSLWGTNAVDLLQNRHVLPTDRVTPPSIHLVNPLQSSANCNPDIFRCTLNKIPESSSLLQKSRLPLGLLIHPFRDLNNLPVISCNTIVRCKSCRTYINPFVFFSDSKKWQCNLCYRTNDLPEEFQYDPVTKTYGDPTRRPEIKSSTIEFIAPSEYMLRPPQPAIYLFLLDVSSLAQQSGYLYTVCNTLMEHLDSLPGDARTQVGFIAYNSAIHFYNISEEYNQPHEVTVLDVEDVFLPYPDNLLVNLKSCKELVKDLLKQLPKRFEHTHDTHSALGAALQVAYKLMSASGGRVTVFQTCLPNYGPGALQSRENPNNRSSKEVAHLGPATDFYKRLALECSGQQIAVDVFLLNSQYCDLATISGISKFSGGCMHHIPLYSESKPQLVKTLRKSLERYLTRKIGFEAVMRVRCTRGLTIHTFHGNFFVRSTDLLSLPNVNPDAGFGMQITYEESLTKIKTVCFQAALLYTSSKAERRIRVHTLCIPVTESLSEVMYSADPQCIVGLLSKMAVDRSVTSSLSDARDAFINATVDIISAFRLVQNLAQTSSKLMVPENLRLLPLYILAMLKHPAFRTGTSTRLDDRVFAMSEMKSLPLDQLMRYIYPDFYLLDCLFVSGNGGYVDDGHKLEPPRLHLSAEKLDSRSMFLLDCGPYMYIYIGSNVASSIVHDILGYNSVAEIPDFCIDLPSRETKASEALLNFLDIVNEEKPYTSYVQVIRDTSQFRSAMIEKFVDDRNPNSLSYYEFLQHLSTQVK